DNA sequence from the Glycine soja cultivar W05 chromosome 18, ASM419377v2, whole genome shotgun sequence genome:
GTATACCTTGAGTAGTGACCAGCCTGTAAGCATGGCCAAGAGTAAGAGTTTCGTTCGGCCGGAGCAGCTTCACGCGCGTAAAAAGCACGGCCTTCTGCTCCTGATTGATCTGCCCTTGATCAGGAGGCACAGCCAATGGTATGATCAAAGACACATAATGGCCCGGATTAGTTCTCATGACCTCACTTGCACTCACTGGCCAGTACAACCTCTCTATCTTCCCAGAAGGGTGTTGGATCACAAGTGCTGCAGCATCCACAGCTTGGCAATTCCCCATATCTCTCTTCTCACACGCTCTCaacaaaaaccaaaagatgAACAAACAATGACAACTATAATGAAGAATGAAAGATGTTGTCCACTTATTAATCAAAAACTTCAAAAGGGTCTTTTTCTGCACAGCTCTTAACCTGCACCCCACAGCAATAGTATATAACAcagtcttttttcttttctctcctaCAAAATGGCCTTCCCAACTAACCAGTGCTTGCTAGGCAAGTCAATTTAAAGGCAAGTTGATCTAATGATATTAATGGGAGCATAGCATGGGGAAATTATTATGGactttgattttaataattatttcaatgtGGTAAAATAATGTGacatttaatgttttatttttttatatatatttttggataTGACTGATCGGCACCGGCACGGGCCTCAGGAGAGGGTGGGAGTGCCACGTGGCGAGAGGAGAAAGCTTAGGATCTGTTGGCGATGTTGAGAGGGTCAAGGATTTGATTTTTAGTTAAGGTTTGGCATTTGGGTTTTTAGTGTAATCTTTTGGacttaaacaaatatttaatcacCAAAGCGTGCGGGTTAATAAGATTCTTTTTGGCTGACACGAGACAAGGACACTGACTTGTCCTCGTTGCAGAAATCGCATGACTCGCTTAGTATCTTGTTCGGTTGGCTAttagatttatatataattaattttatattaattaagaaagttaattaatatttcttgtGTTCTTAATCATAAGAATCTTTcgattaattcatattttttttaaaaaaaaattatttaatcaaattaaatttgtcaattatttgtattattatttcaaaattatcttttcTCTATATCTCTATCCACTTAATTATTTCTCATAAAATAtttggagaaaaaataattaaagttatggagagaaaaaataattaatgtacctaaaaattagaaaagaatcttataaaaaagaacaaacaaatttttgaaaaagattttataattagggacggaaaaaatattatttaattgtattaattttaagtaaaaaaataatttatttttaaaatgtttttcattaaaatttgatatcataaataaaaaaaagacattgaaaataaaattaggattaAATGAATGGTATTTCAGGAATAACAACATTAAAcatgacaaaattaattatacatgtttatatttaagtctaacatacaaaatcatttttttcttatatatgagTCGAGATTAATTATAGGAGGAGAAAATAATGTGGATATGTGAATTTCTATCTTCCTAAAATCATCATTAAATACGTGGATTAAGTGACAtgaaattattctaatttaattagtGATTTTAAGTTTGAGTCATGAgtatgtaattatattaaataattagaggaaatattttgttgtttagAGTTATTCTATCTGACTTAAACATGATTAGGTGTTGTACAAGATACATGTGattttaggaagaaaaaaaacttcttaAAGCAATAACAATGCTACACGTTTCTGGAATAACAATTCGATTTTACTAAAATGCAAGGTCGTGGATAGTGCAAGACAATTAAGGTCATTGCCTTAGgcctcttaattttattttacttgttattatataagtttttactTGAATTCGTTCCTATTTTTCAAATTGCAATGGACAAGGATGCCCTATGATTGGAAAATTTTCCAAAAGTTAGCTACCTGTCTTAATTAACAATTAGATGGGAAAAAACTAAATAACaacatcatatatataattgaatattgaaTTTGTAGCTTGTCATAATAAATTATACCGTTAATTAGGAGCATGGTTATTAATGTTAGAGATCATTTTTTTGACATTAAGGGCTAGAGATATTGATGCATGACTTATCGGTtgcttcaattaaaaataacatttattcaaCACTCTCATTGtttctttatctctttttcatatatttttaatacctTAATTGatgtcaaatttttaaaaaaaatattttgtttatattatgtagtgcttctttattttattcttatacttTGTCGTAAtgggaaaaaaatcaaatagaaaATAGGAACTTGATTTTTaaaccttaaaataaaaataaaagttaaaaattaattcaatctcAATATACAGTACTCTTGATAAATGtcttactatatatataaaaaagcatataaaaatgagtttaattggtaaaaaaaagtcataaaaataaaaaaaatagtttgagaaataatttatataatattatgtttcttttaaaatttgccTAAAGCCCTAAAGTTCCTAAACACGACCCtgctaaaatgaaaatattaaggaATGGATCATGGATGTAAAATCACATGTCCAAAGAATAAATAGTTCTAAATCATTTTACAGTACATTTTCATTAATCTTCTTATTTCTTTTGTATGgattaaatgtattttatagTTTAAGGCATTAAATTGCAACAAGAGCCGAATGagattttttattgtgtttagaTTGACAATTAATGCATGATTATGAAGacatttaatgtttattttagacTCACAAATAAATTTAGGAgtactaattttaaaatcagtagtttgtttttttttttcaaatatacatTAATGTTTTGTTtccctaaaatatatttttattattaataaatatctgaattttgtatttattttttaataaattttttattttcattgagtCTCTAATAAaacaatagttttatttttggtcATTGACACTTTTTTGTAgtctctaataaattaataagtttTGTGTTTAttcaatgataaaatattttatttattattagtctttttcaaagaaattaatagtaaatgaaaaaaaaaattatcaggaagaaaagataaaagtcACTAATTTGTCAAGATTAGAAAAAATgtcagaaacaaaaaataaaattattattttattagaaagcaaaaataaaataaaattttaaaaataaatagcacaaaattcaaatacttattaaagataataaacatatttcaaccttcttcttttgtttataCTGAAAACGAAAGgaacaaaaagataagaaaaatgaaaacttaAAACTTCTCAATTTTGTTGCATTCAATCGTTGGTTATCCTGACGTTTGAGAAGAAAGACAGTTTTTGCTATGATAACAACAATTTTGATTCTGCCCAAATCGGAGAGAAAGTGGTGGAAAAAGCTTTTCAtaataaaagactaaattaacaattttaatcatgtttttattctttttcaggATATTCATATCATTTTaagaattttccttttttattttatttttgccaaacaacttaaaaatcatttttttttactatttttccttttgttttctttctttccctttattttttttcttttactttctttGTTAAACTAAATACATGATAACTTATGCTTGTTGATTTCActacatataaaattaatttacatcaACGATACATCAACAATAATCATGCACtgcaagtaaaattaatttctaatctAATGAGTTTAGAGGCATTGGTAATCTTTGACCCATGACAAAGAAAGGTAAATTGTCATTTTTCATCCTTGAATTCGTTAGGCATTTAGAGTTAGGTctataaaagatgaaaaattaaaaattttctccaaatttgtaaaaaatatagtaaattaGTCATATCGTTAGTTTTTACTGTTAACTCAAACAGTTGTGCCTATGTGACACTTTCTGTGACAACGTGAGAGCTAATGATTGTCACGTGTCATCTATGTGATCGCCACGTGTaaaaaacttgaattttttttataggttttTAAACTTAACAATTTGTTGTCCATTTAGTTCCAAAACTTAACTACTTATTGACATTCTAGTCTTTGAACTTAACTATGTACtatcattttagtttctaaaagtacttttaaatttttaattaagtgtcACACTACATATAAATTGTTAGCATATTGATAATAAATTACATTTGTTTATAGTGATAACAATTATTTATGGTGatgaaaattgaatgaaaaataattgtctagtatagaaataaaaaaatattatattttatatttgaaatcactattaatttatttgttatattttatttagttaaaattctaatgaataatattataataatgacaaacaacaatataaattgaaaataaataaacatatgaaaattaaattagtttttcataAGAATCTCAACTATTGTGTGTCACATGCTGACTGGCAAGGACTTCAAGGCTTGTCATGCTTAAGCACTTGAGATTGGAAGACTGTGTACCTTTCCTGATCACCTGTCAATCGGAAAGGACTTCAAGTCTCATCGTGCTTATGCACTCGAGGTTGGAGAACTGTGTACCCTTCTCGGTCACTTGCTGATTGGTACACGATTTCTAGCCTTTTGGTGTTCATGCTAGGCCGAAGGTTTGTATAATGGGTTGATTGTTATCCAATCAACCTAACACCCTTATCACCTCCCTTGTCATGGTTGGTACCCGATTACCAGCATGTCAGTAACGATGACTGCCTTTGTAACCtccttcccccccccccccccttattATGGTAATGGTTGTTTGAAGGGACACGTTATAACATGCACATAATATTGATTTATGGAGAATTAAGAGGGTAGAGTATAGTTACTCTGGAACCGGGGGGGACACCAATAATAACCCCGAAGCCCAAACTAAGAAGGCAGATTACACTTGTCTCAGTTGAATACTCGTGGATTAGGTTTGGTAAACCCTAGGCAAGACTTAGTTACATGAACATTTTTGGCACCTATCATGAGACTAAGGTGAAACTTTCCTTGTCACCCTTTGTTTAGCTTTGTGTTCTTTGACAGAATGAGTGGATAGATGAACGACAGTTCCTCGTTAGGGACACTTATTATGCCCCTGACATCGGAATCTCTTATGGAAGAAATGGCAGAGATGAGGAGATAGTCAGAAGAATATAAGAGAATCACAAATGAGGAATTAAGGGGTCAAGATGCTCTACATCTCCATAGTGAAGAGGCTAGAAGCATAGCCTACAAAGAGTTACAGGCGCAAGATGTCTTGCAGCAGCAAAATGACAAAATAAGGAAGAGAGTGGATGCTACCCAAGCGACGATGTAGAACCAAACGACAAATCTGAGGCAATTGGAGGGAGAAGCAGTGATTAAGCCGCCAAGGTATTTCTAATCCTTTGGTGAGGCAGTGGTAAACGAAGCCATTCCACCTCATTTCCCGATCCTAAAAATTCCACATTTTGATGGGACCATGGATACTACtcataatttgaataaatattgAGCTCATATGATAATGAGTGGTGGTAATAATGCTCTTTGGTGTAAGTTCTTTGTGGGAACGCTAACCAATGTCGCATTAGATTGGTTCAGTGGAATAGTCGATGGATTCATTGCTTGTTTTGATGAATTGTTGATAATTTCTATGCATACTTAATTTGTACATTTAAATTACATAGCAATTATctaatttcttctcttttaatGCTTCTTTTGATCTCAAAAGATAGGAATTTAGCTTCTTTTGAGTTTTTATCCAAAGAATGCTAAAGTTAGTGAATTCACAGTGTTTTGGTTCTATTTTTTGTGTAGAGTTTGACACAGTAACAAAGGTTTGGAAGatgttgaagaaattgagtAGCACACTGGTGCATGCTCGACGCAAGAAGCCAAGTTGAAAGCCAATTGTATCATGCATGCGTGCTAAATGCACACTTGGAGGCCTAGCACGTAATCACTTAAGCCAATTATACTATGCATGTGTGCTCAACACGCGCATGCAGGCTTGGCGCACAATCGTTTTCAAAAAGCATGATTGTGCAACATTTTGAAGGGTACAAAAAGGGTGACACTATGCTTTTGGAGGGAGCATTCAGAGGGCATGAAAATGGAATAGAACTCACTCACTTGGAGCTCTTCTTCttccaatttctttcatttcctTTGTTTCATCTTGTATTTTTTAGCCTCTCATGACTATGAGAGACTAAATTACTCATTGTAGGGGGCTTAGAAACCAAtcactcttgatgtaatgataTTTACTATACatttactcttattttaatattattacctCCTTTTTAAGTTTATTGTCTTGTTTATGGTTTGATAACCCATTCACATATATGTTATAGGGTTTTAATCATTGGGAAATTCTTTTACCTTAATAACTTGAATGAGCTTTTAGGTAATCCATGTCTAGGGATAGAATGGTGTTATTTAGGCTTATTTATGCATCTTTattcttaaagaaaattatttagtttagcTCTTAAGGGATTAGGAGAGAAATTAGGTAATTTAGGCTCTTTCATATGAGGAATCATGGTTAGAGTAGTTTACTTTATGAAGGTAATAGCTGGAATAACTTTAAatggtgaaaaatatttaacattgcATCAAAAGTAGTTTTGGTAGGCCAAACACTGACATATCCACAAAAATTTGCACCAAATATCAATTTCCACCTCCAAGCGCTTGTTTTCTTGTCTCTTGCGTCGTGCTATGCTTTGTTATCCTTTATTATGATTGAACTTTACATTTTTGCATACCACTTTGAAAAGTATCTAGTTTAGGCATTTATTCGCTTAAGATAAGATATATACAAACTCCGAGTACAGTCAAAGTTCCTGTGGACTTGACACTCGGTCTTACCATTTTAAGATTACTTTGACAAATTGGTACAATTACTAAGGAGATAACAATTGTTGAGTCTTTTCATTGCCCAATTTGCGACCAACAAAGAGAAATTGCAAACGACGACTGATCTTTTTGACATCTATTAGCAAATGACCAAGTCCTTGAAGGACTTCTTGGCTTGTTTCCACACAACGACAATACAAGTTTTAGCGCCAAATGAAAGGATGATAGTGGTCGCTTTATGCAAGGGACTGCATGTAGAACCCTTCGAAGAATCTTTAGTACGACGAAAGCTGGAGACCATGGCTGATATCCTGTCATGTGGAGGGCGATGGGGCTATGGCGAGCAAGAGGATCATGGAGAAAAAGGAGGCAAATCTGACTACCACATCAAAATTGCACTAGAAAGACTACTTGAAGTAGAGGAACAGTTGGACAAAAGAGGTTTCGACTACGGATCGAGGCATCATGAAGCTCATTGTCCAAAGGGATTCGAAGGTGGTGATGTATCAAGCTAAGGGAAAATTCCAAGCTAGGGATCCCCAACTTACATAGTATCTAGAAAAGGTAAAAGAGATTACTCAAAGCTTCACTAGATTTGAACTTGACCATGTCCCTAGAGAAGAAAACAACAAGCCAACATCATAGCAAGATTGAGGAGTTCCTCCAAACCATGAAACCAAACACTTATACAGGAGACACTTGACCAACCAAGCATTGCTTTGTCAGTAAAACAAATCATGTTTATGCAAGCCGAGATGGAGTTGTGGATGGGACCCATCATTTGCTATCTAGATAATGGGGATCTGCCTGTTGACAAAAATGGAGGCAGCAAAATGCATCAAGCCCATTGCTTGATATATGACCATTGCCGACAAGTTGTACAAGAGAGGTTTCAACACACCTCTCCTTAGGTGTCTCACCCCCAGCAGGCCGAAGGGGTAATGAGAGAACTCCACGAGGGTTTCATTGCCTATGTAGCCTTCCTTCCCCCTTTTATTATGATAATGATTGCTCGAAGAGAGCCATTATAACATGCTCATAATATTGATTTATGGAGAATCAAAAGGTTAGAGGATGATTACTTGGGAAGAAGGGAGTAAACATCAATAAGAACCCCGAAGACTAAACTAAGAAGGCAGATTACACTTGTCTCAGTTGAGTGCTCTTGGACTTGGTCTCGTAAACCCTAGGTGAGACTTGGTTGCAGaaacataatcaaattaaaaatgtgtattatgtaaatatatagatactaacaaataatttattttaaaaagttagtatatttatttaattatggaggaaattaaaaagcaaaaaaatacaaaatggatcattttaattCGACCAAAATTTAAGACGAAAttagatattttcatttttcaccttttattgtattttcttttattttgtactcAATTTTGTAGGTCATATATATTGTATACTCCAACATGATAGGTGACAACTAACTTCTCTATTGAGAATATAATGGAcaaactatattttatattcGATTTTGTAGgtcatatatttttaacttataatgGGTCATGTCTTCCAATACTCAATCGTTGAACAACAATGTGAAAATCACAAAAGAGTATGTAAGAAAATGATTctaacacttttattttttatgtcctCTTATACTCAATCATTATAATAAGTCAAGTTCTTTTTAACCGTCTTTGCTCATTAACATGATTTCataaaatagattaattaattaattaattaatctaacatTCGACACATGTTAATAACATATGAGATAATCACTAAGTAGAATGTTTGGTTTAGAACCTTATAAAATCTTGTTAGTAATGTTCTATATTTAACACTTATTATTATGATGTAATCACTCATAAATTAGTTCCATAtttatagtataatttaaatgaCGGAATTGCAGAAAAAATAGAAGTAGTAGAATATGATCATGTTTATGCTAATCATTTCATGCAACATgagaattaattgaaattttaaaagtacTTTGAGGTACCAAAATGATATTCCGTGTTAAGTTTATAGATTAAAATTTCAACAAGTAATTaagtttaagaattaaaatgacaGCGGGTTACTAAGTTCAAAGACTTAATAGAAAAGTTTACTTTTTGACATGCAATACTCACATAGATTATAAGTGACAACCACATGGATGATATACGATTATCTTCAGTTGCAATGTCGTAACTAAAAGTGTTATACAGATACAACTGTTTAAGTTtacaaaaaactaataataaattaatttatcgagtttttacaaatttgatgacaatattttaatttttttatcttttaggagTTTAATTATAAGCGCTAATAAAttcaaggacaaaaataaatatttaaaaaaaaaactaaatgtaTGAAAATTGTTTGTCTTTTAGTGGCTCTAGCTTGATGGGGGAGAAGGTACCATTATTTTTCCGTAGAGAATATAATATCCGAGCACATAGATCAACTTTTCTTGATAATTGGTTCAAGTACAACGCTAGTTAAGTAGCTTCAAAGTGATCTATCGCCTAGCTggcaaagtaaaaataaatctcCCCTCATTTTAGCTATCACTGTATATTACAATATCCAAGCCCTATGGAACTTCACAGATCATAGTGGAACCGTGAACCGTGTTGCcactgatgtttttttttttttttcatatttgtctTTGTCGCTTGATTTTGTTAAACTTGcccttttttaaaattgttcagatacgataaaacataaaattatgtaaacaaaaccttttccaatttaatttatttttaacgttATTTACAgttctatatattaaaaaattataatgtttcaCAAATCATGCTCAAATTTATATCAAAAGTAAACAAATTAAGAGTTTaatgatt
Encoded proteins:
- the LOC114394739 gene encoding uncharacterized protein LOC114394739; amino-acid sequence: MGNCQAVDAAALVIQHPSGKIERLYWPVSASEVMRTNPGHYVSLIIPLAVPPDQGQINQEQKAVLFTRVKLLRPNETLTLGHAYRLVTTQEVVKAVKAKKHAKMRKPQVKAMEGMQIVQLEKAVSDSETGGMLDTGNIYQAMRTDRYRLLSSTHAALKPKSWRPSLQSISESAS